Proteins co-encoded in one Brassica rapa cultivar Chiifu-401-42 chromosome A02, CAAS_Brap_v3.01, whole genome shotgun sequence genomic window:
- the LOC103852760 gene encoding RING-H2 finger protein ATL11-like: MNPKGRISLKRSITGHHGSILQLHLFLLLFSGQASAQATHGGSDMYRESSRFDPTMAILMIVLVSVFFALGFFSVYIRRCLERVMGMDNTHPADAGGNWLSLSRPQARGLDASVIETFPTFRYSTVKTLRIGKEALECPVCLNEFEDAERLRLIPKCCHVFHPGCIDAWLQSHPTCPLCRANLVPVPGEPIVSIQIPGLADEAPGSELTGDRITVLGSPDARLIDSVALTGNQSMPRRSLSTGWNLAGVFTNSDWTGQHGENLDRFTLRLPQDIYNKLVNPSFSKGHVALPQVMSSARGYRTGSLETDTNYFYYERFDQGGRLDRRPFSMTPPYRTGSINTSPGGSGDQVRAGTPKGLLLAMKSPFDRLFLGKNNIGERSSNNNIGERSSDHLRAGNASHLTV, from the coding sequence ATGAACCCTAAAGGTAGAATAAGTCTCAAACGTTCAATCACCGGTCATCATGGTTCGATCTTACAGCTACACCTCTTTCTCCTACTCTTCTCCGGCCAAGCTTCGGCTCAAGCCACTCACGGCGGTTCAGATATGTATAGAGAAAGCTCCCGGTTCGACCCAACCATGGCAATACTCATGATCGTCCTCGTCAGCGTTTTCTTCGCTCTAGGGTTCTTCTCCGTATATATCCGTAGGTGCCTCGAGCGAGTCATGGGGATGGACAACACACACCCCGCTGATGCCGGCGGAAACTGGCTTTCTCTGAGCCGCCCGCAGGCGCGTGGACTTGACGCGTCTGTCATTGAGACTTTTCCTACGTTCAGATACTCAACGGTGAAAACGCTTAGGATTGGCAAAGAGGCCCTTGAGTGTCCTGTCTGCTTAAACGAGTTCGAAGACGCTGAAAGGCTGCGTTTGATTCCTAAATGTTGCCACGTGTTCCATCCTGGTTGTATAGATGCTTGGCTTCAGTCTCACCCAACGTGTCCTCTTTGCCGCGCTAACCTCGTCCCCGTACCGGGAGAACCGATTGTTTCTATCCAGATACCCGGTTTAGCGGATGAAGCTCCCGGTTCTGAGTTAACCGGTGATCGGATTACGGTTTTGGGTTCTCCGGATGCGAGATTAATTGACTCAGTGGCCTTAACCGGTAACCAGAGTATGCCACGTAGGTCTTTGTCTACCGGATGGAACTTAGCCGGAGTTTTCACCAATTCTGATTGGACTGGTCAACATGGAGAGAATCTAGACCGGTTCACGCTTAGGTTACCGCAAGACATTTACAATAAGCTAGTGAACCCAAGTTTTTCAAAAGGTCACGTGGCGTTACCTCAGGTGATGAGTTCAGCGAGAGGGTACAGAACCGGAAGCCTAGAGACTGACACAAACTATTTCTACTATGAACGGTTTGACCAAGGTGGTCGGTTAGACCGTAGACCATTTTCCATGACTCCTCCGTACAGGACAGGTTCGATCAATACGTCTCCGGGTGGCAGTGGTGATCAGGTGCGTGCTGGTACACCAAAAGGTTTGCTTCTAGCGATGAAATCACCGTTCGATCGGTTGTTTCTTGGAAAGAACAACATTGGTGAACGTTCATCAAACAACAACATCGGTGAACGTTCGTCGGATCACCTTCGTGCCGGCAACGCTAGCCATCTGACTGTGTAG